The genomic interval ATGCCGACCACCGCGATCGCGGCGCCGACCATTGCGGAGCTGGCCGACGACAAGGCGTTCACCAAGGCCAATCTGCTGACGCTGCGGAATTGCACGCTGATCAACATGATCGACGGCTGCGCGATCTCGCTGCCGTGCCATCGGGACGGCGAGCCGCCGATCGGGCTGATGCTGGCGGGCGTCAATGGCACCGACCGCGAAATCTTCGAGGTCGCGGCCGGCATGGAGGCGGTGATCCGTGGTTGATCTTGCCTTCACGCTCGACGCTGCCGGCGGCCGCACCCAACTGGCGCTGCCGATTACGACTGCGGTGATCGCCGGCTGGACCGGGCGCGATCCGGTGGCGCGCGATCACCACATCGCCGAACTCGAAGCGCTCGGCATCGCGCGGCCGGCGTCGACGCCGATCTATTACCGCGTCGCCGCGGCGCGGCTCACCGCTGCGCCTGTGATCGAAGTGTCCGGTGGCGATTCGTCCGGCGAGGTCGAGTTCGTGCTGATCGGCCATCAGGGCCGCATCCTGGTCGGCGTCGGCTCCGATCACACCGACCGCAAGGTCGAGGCGTATGGCGTCACCGTGTCGAAGCAGATGTGCGACAAGCCGGTGGCGCCGGAGCTGTGGGAGTTCGGCGAGGTCGAGGCACATTGGGATCGCATCGTGCTGCGTTCTTACGCCACGATCGGCGGGACGCGCGTGCTGTACCAGGAGGGCACGCTTGATGCGATGCTGCCAGCGCGCGACCTGATCGCCCGCGGCTTTGGCGGCGCCAGCCTGCCCGATGGCTGCGCGCTATTCGGCGGCACCTTCGCCGCCAAGGGCGGCATCCGCCCGGCATCGCGGTTCGAGTTCGAGATCGCCGATCCCGTGCTCGGCCGCGTCATCCGCCACGGCTATGACGTGGTGGATCTGCCGATCTTGGGGTGAGCAAAGCGCAAGCGCGCCATCATCACCGACCGTCATTCCGGGGCACGCGCGAAGCGCGTGAACCCGGAATCCCGAGGTTGTGACGAAGAATGGC from Rhodopseudomonas palustris carries:
- a CDS encoding DUF2848 domain-containing protein; translated protein: MVDLAFTLDAAGGRTQLALPITTAVIAGWTGRDPVARDHHIAELEALGIARPASTPIYYRVAAARLTAAPVIEVSGGDSSGEVEFVLIGHQGRILVGVGSDHTDRKVEAYGVTVSKQMCDKPVAPELWEFGEVEAHWDRIVLRSYATIGGTRVLYQEGTLDAMLPARDLIARGFGGASLPDGCALFGGTFAAKGGIRPASRFEFEIADPVLGRVIRHGYDVVDLPILG